One genomic segment of Parvularcula marina includes these proteins:
- a CDS encoding beta strand repeat-containing protein codes for MVNFVVWATFESIWSAFAAAPAPFGGPRNAMSSPTDDGNINVGQGDEFTFVGIPAGPSAYAGPLEMRSFTMSNGGTGLWMVGVGNSGGIIIPTNEIAYNTFNAGSAFTITSNTIITSFPYADIFVPIVPGAADAMDDSASTSEDAGTTISVLANDDGTGNAVTAITQGANGGTVTNNGTSVTYNPNGQFEYLAVGETATDTFTYTITDGNGATDTATVTVTITGANDAPQIGAATTINGTESANNNGRNIGGPAFVVTDVDVSDVVTGSVTNVVQSGDKAGVLSDALLLSIAKFVSNDGGPLIDATETTSPSGVFRFNHGTDNDPTRFDFLQAGDVLTLTYTVTATDSQGASDSIIVTFNITGENDDPDAVDDSGMGFTTNEDTTFTTANVLANDTDADMGDVLSVSGFDATSAAGALITSNGDGTFNYNPNGMFDHLAVGETATDTFTYTVSDGNGGTDTATVTVNITGVNDAPDLTILNAYVPDEDLFNLSPLGFPNAFQITDVDVNDVVTASITGVTQSGDKAGVVSDAEILSHFEIRGGATVIEAGETDSGPIWLTYNANGDPLFQFLQAGDVLTFDLTITVSDGNGGVDTAVVSTIVSGVNDAPVAVDDSGMGFATDEDTAFTTANVLSNDYDPDLGDTFSVTAFDGSSMAGALITSNGDGTFNYDPNGMFDYLAVGESTTDTFTYTITDNNGATDTATVTVTITGVNDAPMFTVPQGYMFTNTEDAFNAGFALGFPSMPDVLDVDVSDVVNLSITGVVQSGDKAGTLSNAQLLPYLSPASNPIIGAGVTEGEMVVFFSSGPGVFDFLQVGDQLELTYSLTATDSQGATDSVVLNLFINGVNDAPVAVDDSGMGFATDEDTAFTTANVLSNDYDPDMGDTFSVTAFDASSTAGALITSNGDGTFNYDPNGMFEYLGVGETATDTFTYTITDNNGATDTTTVTIEITGVNDAPTAQDDAFTTDEDNAVMGDVLVDNGNGPDTDTDGDPLTVNAVNGDEANVDQQITLASGALLTVNSDGTFTYDPNGQFDYLAVGESTTETFTYQVTDGGTVQTAGEFEQLILLSSLFAANGGDGSLGFVINGPQERSEAGVSVSAAGDFNGDGIDDFIIGAPNYSNDNDSAGSAFIVFGTDMGFDPAFELSSIDGTNGIELRGINVDDRTGFSVSNAGDVNGDGIDDVIVGAYVAAPNGALSGKTYVVFGTTSPLGPVLDLSTLNGTNGFVLNGANGFDLSGISVSGGGDVNNDGFSDLIVGANFADSNGFAENGKTYVVFGGNSFGASVELSSLNGANGFAVNGANANFDLSGNAVSNAGDVNADGIDDIVISGIAGRYYVVFGSDQPFSSTIDVSGLNGTNGFTFTGGTSFRNGVSASNAGDINGDGIDDIVVGTGRVNSGTGEAYVIFGQAGAFSSTIDASSLNGTNGFIFRGLAQFENLGESVSYAGDINGDGYDDLLIGAYGAGSSFSDGQTYVLFGKAGGFSALYTRADLDGTNGFIIQGGGGAGRIGDAISAAGDVNGDGIDDLLIGARSGTPNGILSGQSYVLFGRATFDAVVDTATVTVTVTGVNDAPTANVDVAMADEDNPTAPIDVLGNDTDPDTSDVLTVSSVDDSGTTGSVTLNMDSTVTYDPNGQFEYLAVGETATDTFEYTVSDGNGGFDTATVTVTISGVNDVPTANDDMAVTDEDNPSAPINVLSNDTDPDTSDVLTVDSFDDSATIGSVTLNVDGTFTYDPNGQFEYLAVGETATDTFEYTVSDGNGGFDTATVTVTIKGVNDAPEAEDDYCYSPVGEIIAGNVLDNDTDVDASDVLTTSLVSDVSHGTLTLNSDGSFTYVADSGFKGVDQFTYLVDDGNGGTDTATVTLVTGTFNGGVIIGDDTAETFPGLGEDLYGSDRIDGRGGNDLIYALTGDDDVTAGSGDDTVAAGKGDDLVKGQGGDDIIVGDAAGKDIFKGPDGNDTLEGNAGNDKIAGQGGDDSIEGGDDDDELQGNDGVDTIRGGKGDDLISGGAERDRLYGNAGNDEICGDEGDDIIRAGFGDDLVFGDNGADRLVGEDGNDTMLGGNGRDTMRGGNDDDLLFGGAGIDSIKGDAGNDIIVGGDETGRGDDITGNDGDDLIFGEGGEDNLQGSDGQDTILGGIGADDIDGGKDEDILFGEDGNDDIDGSAGDDKIFGGAGDDNLNGNDDDDFIEGEDGADDIRGGHGNDTMLGGNGADSISGSDAFDVEPGFFGDDGDDKIFGENGNDVLEGVNGNDFIDGGNHDDTISGGNGDDILRGEDGFDVISGDAGDDQIDGGASADTLLGGEGLDTILGADGNDSIEGGVDDDCLDGEGGDDYVAGGAGNDMIDGSAGDDVLYGNAGNDVLQGGSGNDIVHGNDGDDFIDGGSDNGFQSVEVIDGVLTYTGGDNLFGGAGNDTLFGNNGDDALYGGDGDDLLFGGADGANFNVYYGGMHDDTLVSGSGTDIMYGEEGADDFVFEILVTTDASGNITDITGNFGVDFIVDFDGNQEDQICFDIVLTDGSVGSFSAADFFEALDDFTTLGSIDALIAAGPFAEMPTLMTDNGLSITFSDGSILSILDVSPNTNFELDEVLSLNPFADTPKNFQGFWQTDEEVLTYGFDKYDEPFVPGVDKTIMDMDRPVMEVGPFDIPSDDFTKTELMDIFAEFLH; via the coding sequence ATGGTCAATTTTGTAGTCTGGGCGACGTTTGAGAGCATCTGGAGCGCCTTTGCCGCGGCCCCCGCCCCTTTTGGCGGACCGCGTAACGCCATGTCCTCGCCGACCGATGATGGAAATATCAATGTCGGCCAGGGTGATGAATTCACCTTTGTGGGCATCCCCGCTGGTCCGAGCGCTTACGCCGGCCCCCTCGAAATGCGGTCCTTCACCATGTCGAATGGCGGCACGGGCCTGTGGATGGTTGGTGTCGGCAATAGTGGCGGCATTATCATTCCGACGAATGAAATCGCCTATAACACGTTCAATGCAGGATCAGCGTTCACGATTACGTCAAACACCATCATTACTTCTTTTCCGTATGCTGATATTTTTGTTCCTATTGTACCCGGCGCTGCGGATGCCATGGATGACAGCGCCTCCACTTCAGAGGATGCCGGCACAACGATATCTGTTCTCGCCAATGATGACGGAACCGGGAATGCAGTGACCGCCATAACGCAAGGCGCCAATGGCGGCACCGTGACGAATAACGGCACCAGCGTCACCTATAATCCGAACGGACAGTTCGAATACCTCGCCGTGGGAGAGACCGCGACAGACACCTTCACCTATACGATTACGGACGGCAATGGCGCTACAGATACCGCGACTGTGACCGTGACTATCACCGGCGCGAATGACGCTCCGCAAATTGGCGCGGCCACGACCATCAACGGTACTGAAAGCGCAAACAATAATGGCCGGAATATTGGCGGCCCGGCATTTGTAGTTACTGATGTCGATGTCAGCGATGTGGTGACAGGCTCAGTGACCAATGTCGTGCAGTCTGGTGACAAGGCGGGCGTCTTGAGTGATGCGCTTCTACTTAGCATCGCAAAATTTGTCAGTAATGACGGCGGCCCCTTGATCGACGCGACTGAAACCACATCTCCGAGCGGTGTGTTCCGATTTAATCATGGTACGGATAATGATCCGACACGGTTCGATTTCCTGCAGGCCGGCGATGTCCTGACCCTGACCTACACGGTCACCGCCACAGACTCGCAAGGCGCGTCGGACAGCATAATCGTGACGTTTAACATCACTGGCGAGAACGATGATCCTGATGCGGTCGATGACAGCGGAATGGGGTTCACGACGAATGAAGACACCACCTTCACCACCGCGAATGTGCTGGCCAATGACACCGACGCCGATATGGGGGATGTTCTGTCCGTCAGCGGATTTGACGCGACCAGTGCGGCTGGCGCTCTGATCACCAGCAATGGCGACGGCACGTTCAATTACAATCCCAACGGCATGTTTGATCATCTCGCCGTAGGTGAGACGGCGACCGATACGTTCACTTATACCGTATCCGACGGAAATGGCGGCACCGACACAGCGACTGTTACGGTGAACATCACCGGCGTGAATGATGCGCCTGACCTTACAATCCTGAACGCCTATGTTCCGGACGAAGACTTATTCAACTTGTCTCCCTTGGGCTTTCCGAATGCCTTCCAGATCACCGATGTTGACGTCAATGACGTGGTGACGGCGTCGATCACCGGCGTCACCCAGTCTGGAGACAAGGCAGGCGTTGTCAGCGATGCAGAAATTCTCTCCCATTTCGAAATTAGGGGCGGCGCGACCGTCATCGAGGCCGGCGAAACCGACTCTGGCCCAATCTGGCTCACCTATAACGCGAATGGCGACCCGCTCTTCCAGTTCCTGCAGGCGGGAGATGTCCTGACCTTCGATCTGACGATCACGGTATCGGATGGAAATGGCGGCGTTGATACGGCCGTTGTATCCACAATTGTCAGTGGGGTGAATGACGCCCCTGTCGCCGTCGACGACAGCGGCATGGGCTTTGCGACCGATGAGGATACGGCGTTCACCACCGCGAATGTCCTTTCCAATGATTACGACCCGGATCTGGGGGATACGTTCAGCGTCACCGCCTTTGACGGATCCAGCATGGCCGGCGCGCTGATCACCAGCAATGGCGATGGCACGTTCAACTACGACCCCAATGGCATGTTCGATTACCTCGCCGTTGGTGAAAGCACGACCGACACCTTCACTTATACGATCACGGACAATAACGGGGCAACTGATACGGCGACAGTCACCGTGACCATCACCGGCGTTAATGACGCGCCGATGTTCACGGTACCGCAGGGCTATATGTTCACGAACACCGAAGATGCGTTTAACGCAGGGTTCGCCCTGGGCTTCCCCAGTATGCCTGATGTTCTGGACGTTGATGTCTCCGATGTCGTCAACCTCTCCATAACAGGGGTTGTCCAATCAGGGGACAAGGCGGGTACGCTGTCGAATGCCCAGCTCCTCCCATACCTGTCGCCTGCCAGTAATCCGATTATCGGTGCGGGGGTGACGGAAGGTGAGATGGTCGTTTTCTTTTCGTCTGGGCCGGGTGTATTCGACTTCCTTCAGGTGGGCGATCAACTCGAACTCACCTATAGCCTCACCGCGACCGATAGCCAGGGCGCGACGGATAGTGTTGTCCTCAACCTGTTCATCAATGGCGTGAATGACGCCCCTGTCGCGGTCGATGACAGCGGAATGGGCTTTGCGACCGATGAGGACACGGCGTTCACCACCGCGAATGTCCTCTCCAACGATTACGACCCGGATATGGGCGATACGTTCAGTGTCACCGCCTTTGACGCATCCAGCACAGCCGGCGCCCTGATCACCAGCAATGGGGACGGGACATTCAACTATGACCCCAACGGCATGTTCGAGTATCTTGGCGTTGGTGAGACCGCGACCGACACGTTCACCTATACGATCACGGATAATAATGGCGCGACGGATACCACGACCGTCACGATCGAGATTACGGGCGTGAATGATGCGCCGACTGCGCAAGATGACGCGTTCACCACCGACGAAGACAACGCCGTCATGGGGGATGTCCTTGTCGATAACGGCAATGGTCCCGATACTGACACAGACGGCGATCCTCTGACGGTAAATGCGGTCAATGGCGACGAAGCGAATGTGGATCAGCAGATCACGCTGGCTTCAGGAGCCCTGCTGACGGTGAACAGCGACGGCACATTCACATATGACCCGAACGGCCAGTTTGACTATCTGGCGGTTGGGGAAAGCACCACCGAGACCTTCACCTACCAGGTGACTGACGGTGGCACAGTCCAGACGGCTGGTGAATTTGAGCAATTGATCCTTCTCTCTTCGCTGTTTGCGGCAAATGGCGGTGATGGCTCGCTTGGATTTGTCATCAATGGCCCTCAGGAGCGGTCCGAAGCGGGAGTATCGGTTTCCGCCGCCGGTGACTTCAATGGTGACGGTATTGATGATTTTATCATCGGTGCCCCGAACTATAGCAATGATAACGACTCGGCGGGATCCGCCTTCATCGTCTTCGGAACCGATATGGGCTTCGACCCGGCTTTCGAGCTTTCCAGCATCGATGGCACGAACGGCATTGAGCTGCGCGGGATCAATGTTGATGACAGGACCGGGTTCTCGGTCTCCAATGCCGGAGACGTAAATGGCGATGGCATCGATGACGTCATTGTTGGCGCATATGTTGCTGCCCCGAACGGCGCTCTTTCAGGCAAAACATATGTCGTATTCGGCACGACCTCGCCGCTGGGGCCAGTCCTTGATCTTTCCACGCTGAATGGCACGAACGGGTTTGTCCTGAACGGTGCGAACGGATTCGATTTAAGCGGCATTTCCGTTTCGGGCGGCGGTGACGTCAATAATGACGGATTTTCCGACCTTATCGTCGGGGCCAATTTTGCAGATTCCAATGGTTTTGCTGAGAACGGCAAAACATATGTCGTGTTCGGCGGCAACAGTTTCGGCGCCAGTGTCGAGCTGTCTTCTTTGAACGGCGCAAACGGCTTTGCCGTCAATGGAGCAAACGCAAATTTCGACCTCTCAGGCAATGCTGTCTCGAATGCAGGTGATGTGAATGCGGATGGTATCGACGATATCGTCATCTCCGGCATTGCCGGGCGCTATTATGTTGTGTTCGGTTCGGATCAGCCCTTTAGCTCTACGATAGATGTCAGTGGGCTGAACGGAACCAACGGATTTACGTTTACGGGGGGTACGTCCTTCCGCAACGGTGTTTCCGCATCGAATGCTGGCGATATCAATGGCGATGGTATCGACGACATTGTGGTCGGTACGGGCCGTGTCAATAGCGGTACTGGCGAAGCCTATGTGATCTTCGGTCAGGCGGGGGCATTCTCTTCAACCATCGATGCCAGCTCACTCAACGGCACCAATGGCTTCATCTTCCGCGGTCTCGCACAATTTGAAAATCTCGGGGAAAGCGTCTCTTATGCAGGGGACATCAATGGCGACGGCTATGATGACCTGCTGATCGGTGCCTATGGTGCTGGGTCGAGCTTCTCGGACGGACAGACATATGTTCTGTTCGGGAAGGCTGGTGGTTTTTCGGCTCTTTATACCCGCGCGGATCTCGACGGGACGAACGGCTTCATCATCCAGGGCGGCGGGGGAGCGGGCCGCATTGGTGATGCCATTTCCGCGGCCGGCGATGTCAATGGGGACGGCATTGACGACCTCCTCATCGGCGCAAGGTCGGGAACGCCGAACGGCATTCTCTCAGGCCAGAGCTATGTCCTGTTCGGCCGGGCGACATTTGACGCCGTCGTCGACACCGCGACCGTCACGGTGACGGTCACTGGCGTGAACGATGCGCCCACGGCCAATGTTGATGTGGCGATGGCGGATGAAGACAATCCGACCGCGCCGATTGACGTGCTTGGTAACGATACTGATCCGGATACATCCGATGTCCTGACCGTCAGCAGTGTTGATGACAGCGGCACGACTGGCTCTGTTACGCTCAATATGGACAGCACTGTCACTTACGATCCCAATGGTCAGTTTGAATATCTGGCTGTCGGTGAAACGGCGACGGACACGTTTGAATACACTGTAAGTGACGGCAATGGCGGATTTGATACGGCGACCGTGACAGTCACGATCAGCGGCGTGAACGATGTCCCAACGGCCAATGATGATATGGCGGTGACCGATGAGGATAATCCGTCTGCACCCATTAACGTCCTGTCCAACGATACCGATCCGGATACATCTGATGTCCTGACTGTCGATAGCTTTGATGACAGCGCGACGATCGGCTCGGTCACGCTCAATGTGGACGGCACCTTCACCTATGATCCGAATGGCCAGTTCGAGTATCTGGCCGTCGGTGAGACAGCGACGGACACGTTTGAATACACCGTAAGTGACGGCAATGGCGGCTTTGACACCGCGACCGTGACAGTCACCATCAAAGGCGTGAATGACGCGCCCGAAGCCGAGGACGATTACTGCTACAGCCCTGTCGGAGAGATCATTGCCGGGAACGTCCTCGACAATGACACCGATGTGGACGCCAGCGACGTTCTCACGACGAGCCTAGTCTCGGATGTCTCTCATGGCACGTTGACGCTCAACAGCGATGGCAGCTTTACCTATGTGGCCGATAGCGGCTTCAAGGGCGTTGATCAGTTCACCTACCTTGTCGATGACGGCAATGGCGGGACGGACACCGCAACCGTCACCCTCGTCACCGGCACGTTTAATGGCGGTGTCATTATCGGTGACGACACGGCGGAAACCTTCCCGGGGCTGGGCGAAGATCTTTATGGCAGCGACCGGATCGACGGCCGCGGCGGCAATGACCTGATCTATGCGCTGACAGGTGATGATGATGTCACCGCAGGCAGCGGCGATGACACGGTCGCCGCTGGTAAGGGCGATGACCTCGTCAAGGGTCAGGGCGGTGATGACATTATCGTCGGTGATGCGGCCGGAAAGGACATCTTCAAAGGGCCTGACGGCAATGACACGCTCGAAGGTAATGCGGGTAATGACAAAATCGCTGGTCAGGGCGGGGATGACTCGATCGAAGGCGGCGACGACGACGACGAGCTGCAGGGCAATGACGGCGTCGACACGATCCGTGGCGGCAAGGGTGATGACCTGATCTCCGGCGGTGCCGAGCGTGACCGGCTTTACGGGAACGCCGGCAATGACGAGATCTGCGGTGATGAAGGCGACGACATCATCCGTGCAGGCTTCGGCGATGATCTCGTCTTTGGCGACAATGGGGCCGACCGCCTCGTCGGTGAAGACGGCAATGACACCATGCTGGGCGGCAATGGCCGCGACACCATGCGCGGCGGCAATGATGACGACCTTCTCTTTGGCGGAGCCGGGATCGACTCCATCAAAGGGGATGCCGGCAATGACATCATCGTCGGCGGGGATGAAACCGGCCGCGGCGACGACATCACCGGCAATGACGGCGATGACCTCATCTTCGGTGAAGGCGGCGAAGACAATCTTCAGGGCTCGGACGGGCAGGATACGATCCTCGGCGGTATCGGTGCGGACGACATCGATGGCGGCAAGGACGAAGACATCCTCTTCGGCGAAGACGGCAATGACGACATCGATGGCAGTGCCGGCGATGACAAGATCTTTGGCGGCGCAGGCGATGACAACCTGAACGGCAATGATGATGATGACTTCATCGAAGGCGAAGACGGCGCCGATGATATCCGCGGCGGCCATGGCAATGACACCATGCTGGGCGGCAATGGCGCGGACTCGATTTCGGGGTCGGATGCCTTTGACGTCGAGCCGGGCTTCTTCGGCGATGATGGCGATGACAAGATCTTCGGCGAGAACGGCAATGACGTTCTCGAAGGCGTCAACGGCAATGACTTCATCGATGGCGGCAATCATGATGACACGATTTCCGGCGGTAATGGCGATGACATCCTGCGCGGCGAAGACGGCTTCGATGTGATCAGCGGCGATGCCGGTGACGACCAGATCGATGGCGGCGCATCGGCTGACACGCTGCTTGGCGGTGAAGGCCTCGACACCATTCTCGGTGCGGATGGAAATGACTCCATCGAAGGCGGGGTTGATGACGACTGCCTCGATGGCGAAGGCGGCGATGACTATGTCGCAGGCGGCGCCGGCAATGACATGATCGACGGCAGCGCCGGGGATGATGTCCTCTACGGCAATGCTGGCAATGACGTCCTGCAGGGCGGCTCAGGCAATGACATTGTCCACGGCAATGACGGTGATGATTTCATCGACGGCGGCAGTGACAATGGCTTCCAGTCCGTCGAAGTCATTGATGGCGTCTTGACCTATACCGGCGGCGATAATCTCTTCGGCGGCGCAGGCAATGACACGCTCTTCGGCAATAACGGAGATGATGCCCTTTACGGGGGTGACGGTGATGACCTGCTCTTTGGCGGTGCGGATGGCGCGAACTTCAACGTCTATTATGGCGGGATGCATGATGACACGCTTGTCAGCGGCTCAGGGACTGACATCATGTATGGCGAAGAAGGCGCCGATGACTTTGTCTTCGAAATTCTCGTGACCACGGATGCCAGCGGCAACATCACTGACATCACCGGCAATTTCGGGGTCGACTTCATTGTCGATTTCGATGGCAATCAGGAAGACCAGATCTGCTTCGACATTGTCCTGACGGATGGCAGTGTTGGTTCTTTCAGTGCCGCGGACTTCTTCGAGGCGCTGGACGATTTCACGACCCTGGGCAGCATTGATGCCCTTATCGCTGCGGGTCCGTTCGCAGAGATGCCGACTCTGATGACGGACAATGGCCTGTCGATTACCTTCAGCGATGGCAGTATCCTGAGCATTCTTGATGTCAGCCCGAATACCAATTTCGAGCTCGATGAAGTCCTCTCGCTTAATCCGTTTGCGGATACGCCGAAGAACTTCCAAGGCTTCTGGCAGACGGATGAGGAAGTCCTCACCTATGGCTTCGACAAATATGACGAACCTTTCGTGCCGGGCGTCGACAAGACCATCATGGATATGGATCGTCCGGTCATGGAGGTCGGCCCGTTCGACATTCCGTCAGACGACTTCACCAAGACCGAGCTGATGGATATCTTTGCGGAGTTCCTCCACTAA
- a CDS encoding peptidase, with the protein MTYCVALKLKAGLVLLSDTRTNAGVDNIARFGKMFTWTVPGDRAMAIMTAGNLAVTQAVIAQIQEAIDDPNHQGDTLLNVPTMSRAAALLGGLMQGQQNQWGPGLTGMNESSAATMILAGQRAGAEPRLFMIYSAGNYIEATEDTPFFQLGEFKYGKPIIDRVITSDSSIEDGVTACLVSMDSTLRSNLSVGMPLDVAVIPNGALEFSVRRRIEADDKNFHAFSDAWSAALREAFTKMREAPKWS; encoded by the coding sequence ATGACGTATTGCGTAGCCCTCAAATTGAAGGCCGGGCTGGTTCTTCTGTCCGATACAAGGACCAATGCCGGGGTCGATAACATCGCCCGGTTCGGCAAGATGTTCACCTGGACCGTCCCCGGTGACCGGGCCATGGCGATCATGACCGCGGGCAACCTCGCCGTCACCCAAGCTGTGATCGCCCAGATCCAGGAAGCGATCGACGATCCCAATCATCAGGGCGACACCCTTTTAAACGTGCCGACCATGTCGCGCGCGGCAGCTCTCCTCGGCGGGCTGATGCAGGGCCAACAAAACCAGTGGGGCCCGGGCCTGACCGGCATGAATGAATCAAGCGCGGCCACGATGATCCTCGCTGGCCAGCGCGCCGGGGCCGAACCGCGGCTCTTCATGATCTATTCGGCCGGGAACTATATCGAGGCGACCGAAGACACCCCCTTCTTCCAGCTCGGCGAGTTCAAATATGGCAAGCCGATCATTGACCGCGTCATCACTTCGGACTCCTCAATCGAGGATGGCGTGACCGCCTGTCTCGTCTCGATGGACTCAACCCTTCGCTCGAACCTGTCGGTCGGCATGCCGCTTGATGTGGCCGTGATCCCGAATGGCGCACTCGAATTTTCCGTCCGTCGGCGGATCGAAGCGGACGACAAGAATTTCCATGCTTTCAGCGATGCATGGTCGGCAGCCTTGCGTGAAGCCTTCACCAAGATGCGTGAAGCGCCGAAATGGAGTTGA
- a CDS encoding alpha-E domain-containing protein, which translates to MALLSRTAENLYWIGRYVERAENMARLLESGKRMSAIPRVADQPPPWEAILSAAGVLHTFKEQHTELNQLNTVAHMAFSQDNPSSIYSAIAAARANARSIRTAMTIDMWEAINEFWHSLLGTGPIEPGDGRLLPFLDTVKQKCALFRGVADSTILRNDTYDFLRLGTFVERADCTARLLDVEYFALTQPEDAADSPIDTYHWAVILRATSSARAYNWVYGGGYDLENMIDFLVLNTRSPRSLAFCIENITEHLNRLARLYAERHDCHEICASIATELSQNDAEAVIESGLHEFLTRFIARNNWLSSQIGRDYHFTNMALPIDPKPEDEDLDEVSEQSLNQAMS; encoded by the coding sequence ATGGCACTGCTGAGCCGGACTGCTGAAAATCTCTACTGGATTGGCCGCTATGTTGAGCGGGCAGAAAACATGGCCCGCCTGCTTGAAAGCGGGAAACGGATGAGCGCCATTCCGCGCGTTGCCGACCAGCCGCCGCCATGGGAGGCAATCCTCTCCGCCGCCGGGGTCCTGCACACATTCAAGGAACAGCATACCGAGCTGAACCAGCTGAATACCGTCGCGCATATGGCATTCTCGCAGGATAATCCGTCCTCGATCTATTCGGCGATTGCTGCCGCTCGTGCCAATGCCCGTTCGATCCGCACGGCGATGACCATCGACATGTGGGAAGCCATCAACGAGTTCTGGCACAGCCTGCTCGGCACCGGCCCGATTGAACCGGGTGACGGACGCCTCCTGCCCTTCCTTGATACGGTCAAGCAGAAATGTGCCCTTTTCCGCGGGGTCGCCGATTCAACGATCCTGAGGAATGATACTTACGATTTCCTCCGTCTGGGAACCTTTGTCGAGCGCGCCGACTGTACCGCCCGCCTTCTCGATGTCGAATATTTCGCGCTGACCCAGCCCGAAGACGCCGCCGACAGCCCGATTGACACCTATCACTGGGCCGTGATCCTGCGCGCGACCTCCTCAGCCCGCGCGTATAACTGGGTCTATGGCGGCGGTTATGATCTTGAGAACATGATCGACTTTCTGGTGCTGAACACACGGAGCCCGCGCTCGCTCGCTTTCTGCATCGAGAATATCACAGAGCACCTCAACCGCCTCGCCCGGCTCTATGCTGAACGCCACGACTGCCATGAAATCTGCGCCAGTATAGCGACGGAATTGAGCCAGAATGATGCCGAAGCGGTCATCGAAAGCGGCCTGCACGAATTCCTCACCCGTTTCATCGCACGCAATAACTGGCTGTCCTCCCAGATTGGGCGCGATTATCATTTTACCAATATGGCGCTGCCCATTGACCCCAAGCCGGAAGACGAAGATTTAGATGAGGTCTCGGAACAGTCCCTGAATCAGGCCATGTCCTGA
- a CDS encoding circularly permuted type 2 ATP-grasp protein, whose translation MFDEMGPSAAVRTPYKTINTWIEKTGAKILQQKRDEAETIFRKVGITFSVYGEGGDPERLIPFDIFPRIFTNSEWETLSKGIDQRARVLNRFIWDVYHDAEIIKAGIIPEDLIYQNDAYLPAMKGIDPPQGIYSHIIGIDIVRTGPEEFYVLEDNCRTPSGVSYMLENREIMIRLFPELFEDNHVLPVDTYPSQLRETLRSVKPPLCEGEPTIVVLTPGPFNSAFYEHGFLADEMGVELVEGPDLYTEDGLVYMRTTCGPQRVDVIYRRIDDKYLDPQRFDPDSILGVPGLIDAFEKGSVTLISAPGAGIADDKAVYTYVPDMVRFYFDEEPILSNVPTWKCSDAAERAHVLSKLDELVVKEVHGSGGYGLLIGPHATDEQRAVFAKAIEKNPKGYIAQPTLDLSTCPTLAKGDIAPRHVDLRPFALVGSKNGEMTVSLTPGGLTRVAMREGSLVVNSSQGGGVKDTWVLKGE comes from the coding sequence ATGTTTGATGAAATGGGACCGAGTGCTGCGGTCCGTACCCCGTACAAGACAATCAATACCTGGATTGAGAAGACCGGGGCGAAAATCCTCCAGCAGAAACGTGATGAAGCCGAGACCATCTTCCGGAAGGTCGGCATCACGTTCTCTGTCTATGGCGAAGGCGGTGACCCTGAGCGCCTGATCCCGTTCGACATCTTCCCGCGCATTTTCACCAATAGCGAATGGGAGACCCTCTCCAAAGGGATCGACCAGCGGGCCCGCGTCCTCAACCGGTTCATCTGGGATGTTTATCACGATGCGGAGATTATCAAGGCCGGCATCATCCCCGAGGACCTCATCTATCAGAATGATGCCTATTTGCCTGCGATGAAGGGCATTGATCCGCCGCAAGGGATCTACAGCCATATTATTGGCATCGACATCGTCCGTACAGGGCCGGAAGAATTCTACGTCCTTGAGGATAATTGCCGCACGCCCTCCGGTGTCTCCTATATGCTGGAGAACCGCGAGATCATGATCCGGCTGTTCCCCGAACTGTTCGAAGATAACCACGTCCTGCCGGTCGACACCTATCCCTCCCAGCTGCGCGAGACCCTGCGCAGCGTGAAGCCGCCGCTCTGCGAAGGCGAGCCGACCATCGTCGTTCTAACACCGGGTCCGTTTAACAGCGCCTTTTACGAGCATGGCTTCCTCGCCGACGAGATGGGCGTGGAACTGGTCGAAGGTCCTGATCTTTATACGGAAGATGGCCTTGTCTATATGCGGACGACCTGCGGGCCGCAGCGAGTGGATGTCATTTATCGCCGGATCGACGACAAATATCTTGACCCCCAGCGGTTCGACCCGGATTCAATCCTCGGTGTCCCTGGCCTGATCGATGCTTTCGAGAAAGGCAGCGTCACCCTGATCAGTGCGCCGGGTGCCGGCATCGCCGATGACAAGGCGGTCTATACTTATGTGCCGGACATGGTGCGGTTTTACTTCGATGAGGAGCCGATCCTGTCGAATGTACCGACCTGGAAATGCAGCGATGCGGCCGAGCGCGCGCATGTCCTCTCGAAGCTCGACGAGCTGGTCGTCAAGGAAGTCCACGGATCGGGCGGCTATGGCCTGCTGATTGGTCCGCATGCGACTGATGAGCAGCGCGCGGTCTTCGCCAAGGCGATCGAGAAGAACCCGAAGGGATATATCGCCCAGCCGACGCTGGATCTGTCGACCTGCCCCACCCTTGCGAAAGGCGACATCGCGCCGCGCCATGTTGACTTGCGGCCCTTCGCTCTTGTGGGATCGAAAAACGGAGAGATGACAGTCTCCCTCACGCCGGGCGGGCTGACCCGTGTGGCGATGCGTGAGGGCTCGCTGGTCGTCAATTCAAGCCAGGGGGGCGGAGTGAAAGACACTTGGGTCCTCAAGGGAGAGTAA